In Natronococcus sp. AD-5, the genomic window CGACGCGCTCGAGGCGCTCTACGTGGCGACGGCGGAGGAGTCGGTGACGAGCGTGCGCATTAGCTACGAACGAGAGTGAACGGTCAGGCGAAACGGACGCGACGGGAACGCTACAGCCGACCCGTTACTCCTGGTCGACTCGCTGCGCGAACCCGAAGTTCGGCTTAACGTCCTCGACGCGCACCTCGACGACGTCGCCCGCCTCGGTCGAAGGGACGAACAGGCGGAACCCGTCGACCGACGCGATGCCGTCGCCCTCGCTGCCGACGTCGACGATTTCGACCTCGAGTTCGTCGCCCTCGCTGACGGGCGCCGTGAGCCGCCCCTTGCCGATGAGGAAGAGCTCGGAGGATACCTGGCGCGAGGCCTTCGGCGTCGTCGCGCGGACGTACTGGAACTCCTCCTCGACCTCCGCCCGGAAGTCGTCGACGTCGGGTCCTTCGAACACCTTGACGACGAAGTTACCGCCGGTGTCGAGCAGCTCGAGAGCCGTCTCGAACGCCTGGCGGGCGAGGTGTAGCGAGCGGGCCTGGTCGAGCGAGTACTCGCCGGTCATGTTGGGCGCCATGTCGGAGACGACGACGTCCACGCTCCCGCCGGCGGCGTCGGTGACGCGCTCTCGCGTTCGCTCCTCGGTCATGTCCCCGCGGAGCGTCTCGACGCGGTCGTTCACGGCCGGGTCCTCGAGGTCCTTGATCCGCTGGAGGTCGACGCCGATCACCTGTCCCCGCGGGCCGACCTTCTCGGCGGCGACCTCGAGCCAGCCGCCGGGTGCGGCACCCAGGTCGACGACCGCATCGCCGCCGGAGATGACGTTCTCGAGGTCGTCGAGCTGCTTGAGCTTGTACGCCGCTCGACTCCGGTATCCTTCCTGTTTCGCCTTGTTGTAGTAGTGGTCTCGTCGTGTCATAGGTACTTCACCGAACCCCGTGTCACGTTCCGCGTAGGAACGGTCGGCGGATCTGCGTTCACACGGAATGACACGCCCCCGACTCGGAAAGGCACATCGGATAGTATCGGTCAGCCGTCGGGCTCTGCATAAGCGTCTCATCACTGAGCGGGAGCGAAGATCATGCGAGCTCAGCGAGAGTTCCGCTCTCGCCAAATCACGAAATCGACGATTTTCGTACGATCCCGAGGCCTCCGCTCGTTGCGCCCGTAGATTTTCGGATCGAGGTGTCCACCCGGTGCGTCAGTTTATTACGCGAAGCGGAGGGACGATTCTCCGTTACATCTATTGCGTATCGTAACGTAGTAGATCGTAACGATGAAGACAGTCACCACGCGCATCCCGGAGGACGACGAGGAGGCCCTCGCCGAACTCGAGACGGAGTTGAGTGCTGATCGGTCGGAGGTGCTTCGCCGGCTGATCCGACAGGGCCTCTCCGACTGGCGCAAGGAGCGGGCACTCGACCAGCTCCGTGACCACCGCATCACGCTGCGGAAGGCAGCAGAGCTGGCAGACGTCTCGTACGTCGAGATGTTGACCCTCGCCTCCGAAGAGGGGATCGACGTCGGGTACACGACGGCCGACCTCGAACGCGATCTCGATCGGATCTAATGGTTGTCGTCGATTCCTCCGCGCTGATTCCGCTCGCGTGGGTCGGGCGACTCGACCTGGTCTCGATCGTTTTTGATGATATTCGGACGACAGAAGAAGTTCGGGACGAAGTCCTCACTGAGGGCAAGCGTGGTACCGCGACGCTCGACGAGTTTCTGGCGGACGTAGCTGTTCACGGAACGGCGGACGCGGCCGACGAAGTGGCGTCGATGGAGGGAATTGCGGTGGCCGACGCGTCGGTGATCCTGCTGGCAGAGGCTGACGAGATGATCCTTCTCGCTAACGACAAAGGGCTGATCGAGGTTGCCCGGAGTCACGGCGTCGAGTGCTGGTGGGTGACGACGCTGTTGCTCAGATGTACGAAAGAAGGTGAGTTGACGACGGATGAGGCAACCGATGTCCTGTACGACCTCGTGACTGAGGGAATGAACCTGCACCCGAAAGTCTACACGCAAGTGCAGAAGAAGCTCCGAGAACTGGGGGGCTGAATCGGAATCCTCGGTCGGATGGAGATGCGTTCAGTCAGTAGTCACAACAGACCGGGAGGAGTAGTTGTAGTAGTGGTCTCGTCGTGTCATGATCGCTTCACGTACGATCGCGATTCCGTGCCGGACCGGCCGCGTTCGTACCCGGGCTACGGACCAGAAGCGGAAAGACCTGCTGAAAGCGCTCCGCCGGGAGCGCAGTTCGGCGCGAACGCTCCCGTTCAGCCGTTATCGGCCGCAGTACGCCGGGGCGGCAACTTCGTGCACACCGCTTACGGACGGTGGCCGCCAACCGACGCCTATGGAAACGCCACCCGAACTCGAAGCCGCCGCGGGAGAGAAAGACGACGTCACGATCACCGAACGGAAGTACGACGAAGAGCACGTCATCGCCGTCGACTTCGGCCCGAGAGGCGGAACGCCGACGCTCGACGTCGTCGACGAGACGGCGATCGTCGTCGTCGACGGGGACCAGTTCGAGTTCGACGTTCCGTCGGACGCGAGCGCCGTGGCGGTCAACGACGGGATCCTGACCATCAGAGCCGAGCAAGAGTAGCGAGCCCGCCGAACGAGTCGATCCTCACGACTCCGCTCCGATGGCGAGCGGTTTTGCGCCACCGGCGAGGTACCGACCGTGCAACTCGCAGGCTCCCGTTTTTTCGTTCGCAATGTGGTACCGCGTCACGATGAATTACCACGAATTCGTCGGCGAAGTACAGCATCGACTCGAACTTCCCGGCATGGGCGAAGCGGTCCGGGCGATTCGCGCCGTCCTGACGACGCTCGGCGAGCGGGTGCAGGAGGGCGAAGCGTCCAACCTCGCGGGGCCGCTCCCGATGGAGATCGATCGGTTCCTGCTCGAGGCGGAGTCGGGCCAGCAGTTCGGCTTCGACGAGTTCGTCGACCGCGTCGCCGACCGAGCGGGGCTCGAGGACGGCGATGACGGCCGGGCGGAGGCCGTCTACTACGTGCAGGCGATCTTCGCGCTCGTCGCGACGGTCGTGCCCGGAAGCGAGTTCGAAGAAGTGCGCGAGAACTTCCCGGACGACGAAGACTACGACCAGTTCTTCGAACTCGTCGGCGTCGAAGAGGCCTTCGAGGAAGGGAGGGACCGCGGAAACTGACGCTACTGGTTCTCTTCGCGGTCCCGGTCGTCGGCGATCGACCGTCCGTCGCCGGGTTCGTCCGCCGTCGACTCGGTAGTTGCTTCGCTCTCGTCGCGGACGTCGCCCGGTTCCTCGCGTCGGCCGACGTCCTCGTCGGGGGCGATTTCGGCTTCCGAATCGCGTTCCGTCAGTTCGGACGGATCGACTTCGATCTCGCGGCTCGCCTCGTCTTCGACCGACCCCATCTCCTCGGCGTCGTCCGCCGCTTCGGTCGGCTCGCCCGCTTCGGGCTCCGCCATCTCGTCGGACGGATCCACGCGCGGGCCGCCTTCCGGGCTGTCGTAGAATTCGTCGTTCCCCGTCATCGGCTCCGATTCGTCGAGGTCGCCCGCTCCGGTTCTGCGGTTCGTTCCGTCGACGTCGGTCTCCGGATCGGTGGGATCCGACGCCGCCGGCTCCCCGGGATCGTAGCCGATCTCCCGCCGGTCCGACCCCTCGAGGTCGCCTGCGCGCTCGTCGTCCGCGGCCCCCGACGTGATGCTCTCCGTCGGAAACTCCGCCTTCAGTCGGATCGTCTCGTCGGTCACCCGGTCGACGGAGTCGTCCGCGAGCGGAACGGCGTCGTCGGCGTCGCCCTCCCAGTCGAGGACGGCCTTGATCGAGTCCGCCATGCCCGGCTCCGGTTCGACGTAGGCGGTTCCCGGATCGACGGCGACGACGGCGCCGAGGTTCTCGCCCGTCGCGCTCTCGACGGTTTTACCGACGTCGTCCTCCGTGAACGTTGGACTCATACGCCGAGGTAGCACCGTCCGCGACAAGCCATTCCTGCCTGCACAGCACGGGCGTCTCGAGTCGGGCGCCGGCCCGTCAGGCGAGTTCGAGCGCCGTCGCCAGATCCGACTCGATCGCCTCGACCTTGCTCCGGTCGTACAGCGCCGCCGCCGGGTGAAACGCGGGGACGACGGTCCGGCCCTCGCGCTCGAATCGCTGACCGTGCAGATCGGTGATCGTCTCGTCGGCGTCGAGGAGTTCGGCCGCCGCGAAACTCCCCATCGGAACGAGCACGGACGGATCGACGCGCTCGAGCTCGGCCTCGAGCACCGGCCACCAGGCGTCGATCTCGGCGACGTACGGATCGCGGTTCTCCGGCGGGCGCACCTTGACGAGGTTGGTGATGTAGAGGTCGCGTCGGCCGTGTCCGATCGACTCGAGGGCGCGATCCAGTTGCTTTCCGGCCTGACCGACGAACGGTTCGCCCTGGGCGACCTCCTGTCCGCCCGGCGCCTCGCCGACGAGCATCACGTCGGCGGAGAGCGGTCCGACGCCGGGGACGAACCGTTCGCGGTCGAACTGGTCGTCCGGGACGGTCTCGAGCGCGTCGGCGAACACGGTCTCGAATTCCCAGTCGGTGGCCTCCTGGTCGCTCATGGTGGCCGACTACGGCGGCCTCGAAAAACATCGTTTCCTTGCGTACGCATCCCGCGAGCGCACCTGACGCATTCGCCGCTCGGCAGTGGCGGGTCTCAGGTTTTTGCGCTCGGCGCGAGGAGTGTCGACCGATGACGACGCACGTTCTCGTTCCGGTCGATGAGTCCGAGCAGTCCGACGACGCGCTCACGGCTCCTGGGATCGCCGTTCGCTGAGACCGACAGCCGGAGTGAAACGCCGAACCGAGAGACGAGGCACATTCAAGGGCTATCGTTAGGCGCCTGGCCGGCGGACGTCCGCACATGGCCGATATTCCAGACGTCGAAACCGTGGAAACGGAAGACGAGTACATCCACGTCCGGTTTCGGGACCCCGACCGGTACGACGAGATCCGAACGCCCGACTGGGCTAAAAACCCCGCGGAGTCGGTCTCCGAGGGAAGCGAGGTGCGAACCGGCAAGGTCGAAGGCGACGACGACTGGGAAGTAACCAGCGTGTTGATCAAGAAGAGCGTCGGCGAGGAGAAAGCCGAAGAGCAGGCGCGCGAGATCGTCGAGAAGATCGAGTCCTGAGGGAGTCCCGGTCCTCCGAACGGTTGCGAACTCCGGGACAGCAGTTATCCCGCCGAAGCGTGGACGACAGAACATGGGCGAAGAGATTACGATGGAGGACGGCGGAAAGCGCGTAATCGACAGCAACGGAAACGAGATCGGCGTCGTCACCGACGTCGACGACGAGGACGGGACGGCCTACGTCGAGCCCAACCAGGAGATCGGCGGCGAACTCAAGACCAGGCTCGGCTGGGGCAGCGACGCCCAGAGCGAGTACCCGCTTCGAAACGACGCGATCGGCGAGATCACCGAGGAAGAGATCCTGCTGCGCGAAGCGTACTGAGGTCGCGAGGCGGTCTCCGAAGCCCCGCTCGCGGGTCCGCCCGCGCGTAAAGGGTGCATTTTTATGGCGACCGTTCGTAGCCCGCCCTATATGTTCAAGGCCATCGTGAGCGCGGAAACGCTCACCAGCGCGCTCGATTCGGTGAGCGTGCTGGTCGACGAATGCAAAATTCACCTCGAGGAGGACGGCCTCGAAATCCGGGCCGTCGATCCCGCGAACGTCGGGATGGTCGATCTCTCGCTGGAGGCGGCCGCGTTCGAGTCCTACGAGGCCGACGGCGGGCTGATCGGCGTGGATCTCTCCCGGCTCGAGGACATCGCTGGCATGGCCGACTCCGGCCAGCTCATCCAGCTCGAACTCGACGAGGAGACGCGCAAACTCCACATCCAGATCGACGGGCTCGAGTACACTCTCGCGCTGATCGACCCCGACTCCATCCGCCAGGAGCCCGACATCCCGGAACTCGACCTGCCCGCACGGGTCGTCCTCGAGGGGAAGGACGTCAACCGCTCGGTCAAGGCGGCGGACATGGTCTCCGATCACATCGCGCTCGGCGTCGACGAGGGCGAGGAGTACTTCTACGTCAACGCCGAGGGCGACACCGACGACGTCCACCTCGAACTCACCCAGGAGGACTTGATCGACCTGCAGTCCGGCCCGGCCCACTCGCTGTTCTCGCTGGATTACCTCAAGGACATGAACAAGGCGATCCCCGGCGACGCCGAGGTCACGCTCGATCTCGGCGAGGAGTTCCCGGTCAAGATCTACTTCGGATTCGCCGAAGGGCAGGGACAGGTCACCTACATGCTGGCGCCGCGGATCCAGAGCGACTGATCACGACGCTCGTCTCTTCGTCTGTCCGTCGCACTCGTCGACTACCGGTGCGTCCGATCCTCCGTTCGTGCGAGGCGACCCTCATCCCCGCCGTGATTTAAAGCAGTTACATGGTAAGGACGGATCCTACCAGTGGGGCGGCTGTACGCGGTACTATGCCCTCCACCAACGATTCCAGCGACTGTCGAGAATCCCGATACGAGACGACGTTCGATCCGGCCGCCGGCGATCGCGCGAGCGAAGTCGTCGTGACGGCGGTCGGGACGGTCACCGGCTCGGACCCGGTCAACCTCGAGCCGCTGTACGACGCCATCGAGCCGGACGCGCTCGACTCGCTGTGCGATCACGCGGGCCGGAAGCGCACCGAAACGCATCGGCTCCGATTTTCGTACGCGGGGTTCGACGTCGACGTGCGGACCGACGGGCGGGTTCGCGTGCTCGAGCCGTCGTCCGGCTCCGAAGTCGCCGCGAACGGCGAGTAACCGAGCGACCGACGCGGCGCGTCAGTCGTGCGCGTCGAGGAACGAACGCAGCCGCTGATTCACGCGGTCCGCGTCCTCGACGAAGAAGCAGTGCGAACCGCCGTCGACGAGTTCGAGCCGCGCGTCGGGGATCTTTTCGTCGAGGAGTTTGCCGTTCGCGACTGGGACCACCCGATCGTTCGTCCCGTGCACGACCAGCGTCGGCACTCGGATACGGTCGAGTCGATCGCCGACGTCGAACTCGAGCACGGCCGCGGCCTGGGCCTCGCGCGCCGGTTCGTCGGCGTCCTGCTCGAGTCGCCACTCGATGATCCGGTCCATCAGGTGCGGGTTCCGGTTCGTGAACCGCTCGTTGAACGCGGGCCGCATCCGGTGACGGAGCCCCTCGCGCTCGCTCGCGCCCTTGGGCACGTCGAAGATGTGCTCCTGGGTCTCCTCGGGGACGGGGACGGCGTCGACGCCCCCGTGGCTCGTACAGCACAGCGTCAGCGTCTTCGCGCGCGAGTACTCGAGCGCGTAGCGCTGGGCGATCATCCCGCCCATGCTCGCGCCGACGATGTGGGCGTCGTAGACGTCCGCCTCGTCGAGGACGGCCTCGAGGTCGGCGGCCAGCCCGCCGATCGAGTAACCGGCCAGCTTGAAGATGAGCGGGGCGCGGAGCTTACGCGGGAGCCGCGGGACGAGCGGCGGCAGTCCGGCGTCGGAGCGGCCGGTTCCCCGGTTGTCGGGAGCGATCACGCCGTACTCGTCGGCGACGGCCTCCCGCTGCCAGCGCCACATCCACCGGCCGAAGCCGAGTCCCTGCAGGAAGACGACCGGCGTCCGCTCTCCCTCCTCCCGTTCGTAGTAGATCGACACGCCGTCTCGAGTGGCCCGTGGCATACCGGTCCTGACGTGTCGAACGCCCTTGAAATCGACCCTCGAGGCAGGACAAGAGGGAGTTACTCGCTCGAATTACCACCTCGGCGGAAAACCGACGCGCGGGACGCGGGAGTAAAACGGTATTACGGGCGATCGGTTGGTAGCGGTGAGTGACAGGGTCGTCGACCAGTTACGCGTACCACAGCCCGCGACAATCACGGTGTTTAACCCGTCGCAGTAATACTACGTTACCGATGGAGCGACTGCACGCCAGGTACCCGTTTCTCGAGGCCGCTCGCGAGAGCGTGGCGACGGAGGCCGTCGATCTGGCCACGATCGTCGAACAGGACGAGGCGGTCGTCGAACGCGCCACCCAGCGGGTCAGTACCGCACTCGAGGCCGGCGAGATCGGCGACCCGCGCCGCGACCCGCGCGTCGAACTCCTCTCGTACCCGGTCGCCCGCGTCCTCGTCTCGCTGGTCGACGAACGCGTCCTCGTGCGCAAGTACGCTCGCGCCGAGGCCGCGAGCGCCTACGAGCGGTTCACGACCGATCTCGAGGACACGGTCGAACTCAAGAGCGTCGAGTCGACCGGGCTGGATCTCGAGACCCTGCTCGCGGAGTTCGACCTCCGGGACGACGTTCGGGAGACGGGCAACGGCTACCGGATCGACGTCGGCACCTACCTCCCGCTCGCCGAGGACCTCTGGGACGACGAGTGGCGACTCGTCAACCGCGCGCTGGCCGACGGCGAGGTTCCGATCGAGGAGGACGACCTCCTCACGCTCCTGCGGGAGGCGATCCGGGATCGGATCGAGGACGGGTTGCCGTTCGACGTCCCCGACGCCATCGCGACGAGTCTCGAGGACGAGACCGCCGCGATCCGGGAGGTGCTCGCCGACCTCGAACTGACCCGCGAGATCGACACCGTCGTCCCGGACCTCTTCCCGCCGTGTATGAAGGCCCTGCTCGATCAGATCCAGAAGGGCGAACACCTGCCCCACCACTCCCGCTTCGCGATCACCGCGTTCCTGACGAGTATCGGGATGTCGACCGACGAGATCGTCGAACTCTATCGGGTGAACTCCTCGTTCGGCGAGGAGATGACTCGCTACCAGACCGACCACATCGCCGGCGAGACGTCGCCGACGGAGTACTCGCCGCCCTCCTGTGCGACGATGCAGTCCTACGGGGACTGCGTCAACAAGGACGACCTCTGCGAGCGCATTCCGCACCCGATGGCCTACTACGAGCAGCGGATCGACGACTCCGACGACGACGAACTCGAGGACTGGCGGGAGGAGACGAGCGAGACGGCTACCGGGGATTGAGCGCTCACCGTGCGGAGAGACGGCGGTCGGAAACGGAAAATCGAACTCGTTCTAGACCGCGTTCTGCGCCTCCGGCTCGTCTTCGTCCTCGAGGCCGTCCTCGGGGTCGTTCAACAGGTACGCCAGGCCGATCCCGGCGGCGGTCAGCAGGAAGATGAAGCCGACGATCGCGCCGACGAGCATCTCGCCGCCCTCCGGTGAGAGCGTCCCGTCGGCGCCGCCGTACGTGGAACCGACGGTGATCATGGCGCCGAGCATCAGGAAGACGGCCGTCACGGCCACGACGATTTCGATGATCCGCTCGCGCTCGAGCATTACAGCATCGATTTCGCCGGCCGAGGCAAAAGCGCTTCGAAGGATCCGCGAGGGGCGACCACCTCGACCGGACACTCGATTTTGCGATTCGTACGACGCTTCGACGACCGTCGATATCGGAACCCCATACATAAACCCCGGGCAAGCGTACGCAGGCGATCCCGTTATTTCGGTCGGGAACCTAGCAGCGTCGAATAGCCAGCCGACTACGATCCCGGCCGTGAGCCGGGGAATCAGCCTCTCCGACGCAACCCATGAAAACAACAGCGTCACCGAAGACACCGCTTCCAGTACCGTCCGCCGAATCGCTCGAGGAGCGCTCGCGCCGCGCGCGCACCGAACCGATGTCGGTGCTCGCGCTCGGCGACGGCCTCTACGAGATCGAATCGGCCAGCGACCACACCTACCTCGTCGACCTCGAAGGCGGCCGGTGTACCTGCCCCGACCACGTCTTCCGCGGCGTCCGGTGCAAGCACATCCGCCGCGTCGCGATCGAGATCACCGAAGGGCGAACGCCGCCGCCGGGGAAGATCGCCGTCGCGTGTCACGACTGCGACGACGCGGTCTTCGTCGACGAAGACGCCCCGGGGCCGTACTACTGCGACGAGCACGCGATCTGGCCCGGCGACCGCGTCGTCGACCGCGAGACCGGCGATCGTCTCACGGTCGTCGACGTCTCGGAGCTTCGAGCCGACGCGGTCCGGCTCGAGGCCACGGGTCGCACCGTCGCCGAGTACGAGACGAACGCGAACTACGACGCCGACGTGCCCGTCGTCGGTGCGATCTACCCGCACGCGACGGTCGCCCGCAACGGCGTCGTCCCCGAGTCGCTGAAGGTCTACGTCTTCCCGCGGACCCGCCTCGAGAAGACGACGACGCGACGGAAGCGGTCCGCCGCGGCGTAACAACGGCCGACAACGCGCGACGCGTTGGATAGCTTGCGTTTTATTGGTGGTCGTGATCAAGTAGCACGGCATGGACGCCGGGAGCGACTACGGCCGGTACGACGAGGGCCGACGCGTCAACTACTGGGTTCTGGACCGAGCGCTCGAGCGCGAGCTCCGCCGCACCTACGCCGACGACGAGTACGAGTGGGCCGAACCCCGGCTCGAGGCGTTCGGCGAGACCGTCGGCTACACGGTCGCCGACAACGCCGATTACGTCGACGACCACGGGCCGGAACTCGAACCCTACGACAAGCACGGCGAGGTACAGAATTACGTTCGCTACCCCGCCGAACAGTTCGAGAACGAGCGGCTCGCCTACGAGGCCGGGATCGTCGCCGACGCCTTCGAGGCGCCCCCCGGACGCGACGAACCGATGCCGCTCTCGCACAACCTCGCGATGCAGTACCTGCTGTGTTACGCCGATCCCGGCTTCGACTGCCCGGTCGCGATGACCGCCGGCGCGGCGCTCGTTCTCGAGAAGTTCGGCGACGAGTCCCTCGAGCCCTACTACGAGGCGCTGACGAGTCGCGACTACGACGACCTCGTCGAGGGGGCGATGTTTCTCACCGAAAAGCAAGGGGGCAGCGACGTCGGCGCGAACGAGACTCGCGCCGAGTGGGACGACGAAGAGGGGTGCTGGCGCCTGTACGGCGAGAAGTGGTTCTGTTCGAACGTCGACGCCGAGGGGACGCTCGCGCTCGCCCGGACCGAGGACGCCCCGGAGGGCACCGACGGGCTCTCGATGTTTCTCGTCCCCCACGCGGACCTCGCGAAGGGTCCCGTCACGAAAGGCGACTTGCTCGAGGACGGCCCGCTCTCCCCCGGAGACGTCAACGACCAGCTCTACCGTCGGCTGAAGGACAAACTCGGTACCGTCTCGGTGCCGACGGGGGAGGTCGAGTTCACGGGCGCGAAAGCGATCCTCGTCGGCGAGGCGGAGAACGGCTTCCGGCAGATGGCCGAGATGCTCAACCTCGAGCGCCTGTCGAACGCCGCGGCTTCCTGCGGGATCATCGGACGGGTACTGCTCGAGAGCAAGATCTACGCCGCGAATCGCGAGGCGTTCGGCGAGACGATCGATCAGTACCCGCTCATGCGCGCGGATCTGGTCGACATGGCCGTCACTCACGAGGCCGCGGTGGCGTACGTCTTCGAGGCCGCGCGGCTGCTGTCGGAACGCGAGCGAGCCGAACGCGCGGGGGAGAGCGCGGACGACGCGTACCGCCTGATGCGGCTGCTGATCCCCATCGCGAAGCTTCGCACCGCCCGCATGGCCGTCGACACCGCCTCCTACGGGATGGAGGTCCACGGGGGCAACGGTTACGTGAACGACTTCGTCACCAATCGAATGTTACGGGACGCGCAGGTCCTGCCCATCTGGGAGGGGACCGAGAACATCCTCTCGCTGGACGTGCTGCGAGCCCTCGAGCGCGAGGACGCTCACGAGCCGCTGCGGGAAACGATCGAGGACAGACTCGAGGCCGTCTCGCACCCGGCGCTCGCCGATACCACCGGTACCGTCGAGAGCGAGTACCGCGACCTGATGACAGCGTTGGCGACGCTCGCCGGCGAGGACGCCGCGTACGCGCAGCTGTCGGCCAAGCGACTCGCACACTACGTGTTCGACGTCTTCACCGCGGCGTTGCTGCTCGAGGAGGCCCAGTCCGAACTCGAGGACGGGAACGGTCGGACGGCGCTCGTCGCCCGCCGATTCGTCTCGAACGAACTCGAGAGGCCGGAGGCGCGCGGGATTACGAGCGGAGATCGGTTCGCGCTCGAGGCGTTCGATCCGATCGTCCGGCACGCGCCGGTGGATCCCGAGCGGCTCTCGGAAACCGTGCCGGCCGACGACTAGGACGCCTTCGAGCGACGGTGGGACGGCTATCGCTCTCGTTCCGCTCGAATCCGTTCGCGAGCGCGGTTCGCGTACGTCCGTCCGGCGGCGATCGTACGCCGCCACGTCGCCGGCTCGAGCAGGTACCGAACGCCGACGGTGGCCACTTTGAGCAAGAACACCAGCGCGACGGCCGTTCGGCGTACGGTGTCGGAGTACCACGCGACCGGAATCGTGACGAAGCCGGCCGTAACGAGCCCGATCAGCCCGCCGATAGCGTACGGCGAGAACGGGGGAAAGAGCTCGAGAGCGGCGGCGAGGGGTGCTATCGTCAGTGCGACCGCGCTACAACGGCCGGCGATCGGTCGAGGGGCGCGCGACGGACGGTCTAACGCTCTGACCTGCCGACCGAGCACGATCAGTTGCCAGCCGGCGAACGCGCCGAGCGACGCCGCGAGGACGAATATCGAATCCCGGTAGGCGTCGCTCGCTACCACGAAAAAGAGCCCGGTGACGATGGCGAGCGCGAACGTGACCGTCGGTTTATCGGCGGGAGCGCGTTTCATGAGTGTCGTCGCCAGCAGGAGTAACGCGATCCCGACCGCCGCTCCGACGACGACGTCGACCAGGTAGTGAACGCCGAGTGCAACCCGGGAAAACGAAACCGTCGCGACGAGCGTCCCGGCGGCGAGGAAGCGCCGACGACGGGTGCCGTACGCGAGCACGGAGGCCAGTCCGAAGTAGACGATCGTCGCGTTGACCGCGTGACCGCTCGGAAACCCGTACCCGGTCGCGAAGGCGGTC contains:
- a CDS encoding DNA polymerase sliding clamp, giving the protein MFKAIVSAETLTSALDSVSVLVDECKIHLEEDGLEIRAVDPANVGMVDLSLEAAAFESYEADGGLIGVDLSRLEDIAGMADSGQLIQLELDEETRKLHIQIDGLEYTLALIDPDSIRQEPDIPELDLPARVVLEGKDVNRSVKAADMVSDHIALGVDEGEEYFYVNAEGDTDDVHLELTQEDLIDLQSGPAHSLFSLDYLKDMNKAIPGDAEVTLDLGEEFPVKIYFGFAEGQGQVTYMLAPRIQSD
- a CDS encoding UPF0175 family protein, translating into MKTVTTRIPEDDEEALAELETELSADRSEVLRRLIRQGLSDWRKERALDQLRDHRITLRKAAELADVSYVEMLTLASEEGIDVGYTTADLERDLDRI
- a CDS encoding alpha/beta fold hydrolase encodes the protein MPRATRDGVSIYYEREEGERTPVVFLQGLGFGRWMWRWQREAVADEYGVIAPDNRGTGRSDAGLPPLVPRLPRKLRAPLIFKLAGYSIGGLAADLEAVLDEADVYDAHIVGASMGGMIAQRYALEYSRAKTLTLCCTSHGGVDAVPVPEETQEHIFDVPKGASEREGLRHRMRPAFNERFTNRNPHLMDRIIEWRLEQDADEPAREAQAAAVLEFDVGDRLDRIRVPTLVVHGTNDRVVPVANGKLLDEKIPDARLELVDGGSHCFFVEDADRVNQRLRSFLDAHD
- a CDS encoding DUF7472 family protein produces the protein MLERERIIEIVVAVTAVFLMLGAMITVGSTYGGADGTLSPEGGEMLVGAIVGFIFLLTAAGIGLAYLLNDPEDGLEDEDEPEAQNAV
- a CDS encoding SWIM zinc finger family protein is translated as MKTTASPKTPLPVPSAESLEERSRRARTEPMSVLALGDGLYEIESASDHTYLVDLEGGRCTCPDHVFRGVRCKHIRRVAIEITEGRTPPPGKIAVACHDCDDAVFVDEDAPGPYYCDEHAIWPGDRVVDRETGDRLTVVDVSELRADAVRLEATGRTVAEYETNANYDADVPVVGAIYPHATVARNGVVPESLKVYVFPRTRLEKTTTRRKRSAAA
- a CDS encoding DUF2267 domain-containing protein, which translates into the protein MNYHEFVGEVQHRLELPGMGEAVRAIRAVLTTLGERVQEGEASNLAGPLPMEIDRFLLEAESGQQFGFDEFVDRVADRAGLEDGDDGRAEAVYYVQAIFALVATVVPGSEFEEVRENFPDDEDYDQFFELVGVEEAFEEGRDRGN
- a CDS encoding HalOD1 output domain-containing protein, with the translated sequence MPSTNDSSDCRESRYETTFDPAAGDRASEVVVTAVGTVTGSDPVNLEPLYDAIEPDALDSLCDHAGRKRTETHRLRFSYAGFDVDVRTDGRVRVLEPSSGSEVAANGE
- a CDS encoding uracil-DNA glycosylase; translation: MSDQEATDWEFETVFADALETVPDDQFDRERFVPGVGPLSADVMLVGEAPGGQEVAQGEPFVGQAGKQLDRALESIGHGRRDLYITNLVKVRPPENRDPYVAEIDAWWPVLEAELERVDPSVLVPMGSFAAAELLDADETITDLHGQRFEREGRTVVPAFHPAAALYDRSKVEAIESDLATALELA
- a CDS encoding 23S rRNA (uridine(2552)-2'-O)-methyltransferase; translation: MTRRDHYYNKAKQEGYRSRAAYKLKQLDDLENVISGGDAVVDLGAAPGGWLEVAAEKVGPRGQVIGVDLQRIKDLEDPAVNDRVETLRGDMTEERTRERVTDAAGGSVDVVVSDMAPNMTGEYSLDQARSLHLARQAFETALELLDTGGNFVVKVFEGPDVDDFRAEVEEEFQYVRATTPKASRQVSSELFLIGKGRLTAPVSEGDELEVEIVDVGSEGDGIASVDGFRLFVPSTEAGDVVEVRVEDVKPNFGFAQRVDQE
- the priL gene encoding DNA primase regulatory subunit PriL; the protein is MERLHARYPFLEAARESVATEAVDLATIVEQDEAVVERATQRVSTALEAGEIGDPRRDPRVELLSYPVARVLVSLVDERVLVRKYARAEAASAYERFTTDLEDTVELKSVESTGLDLETLLAEFDLRDDVRETGNGYRIDVGTYLPLAEDLWDDEWRLVNRALADGEVPIEEDDLLTLLREAIRDRIEDGLPFDVPDAIATSLEDETAAIREVLADLELTREIDTVVPDLFPPCMKALLDQIQKGEHLPHHSRFAITAFLTSIGMSTDEIVELYRVNSSFGEEMTRYQTDHIAGETSPTEYSPPSCATMQSYGDCVNKDDLCERIPHPMAYYEQRIDDSDDDELEDWREETSETATGD